In a single window of the Caproicibacterium sp. BJN0003 genome:
- a CDS encoding GIY-YIG nuclease family protein gives MEEKNWTYILLCADGTLYTGWTNDLPARIKTHQDGKGAKYTRARRPVKLVYQECFPSRREAMQRECEIKQMPRKKKLELVCNAQENAEFLKYKFC, from the coding sequence ATGGAAGAAAAGAACTGGACTTATATCCTCCTTTGTGCAGATGGGACACTTTATACTGGATGGACAAATGATTTACCAGCTCGTATAAAAACGCATCAGGACGGAAAAGGAGCCAAATATACGCGGGCTCGGAGACCGGTAAAACTTGTCTATCAGGAATGCTTTCCGAGTCGCCGAGAAGCAATGCAGCGTGAGTGCGAGATTAAACAAATGCCACGAAAGAAAAAGTTGGAACTGGTGTGTAATGCACAAGAAAATGCAGAATTTTTAAAATATAAATTTTGCTGA